The Pecten maximus chromosome 6, xPecMax1.1, whole genome shotgun sequence DNA window ATAACAAACAACATATATGTTGACTTACTTAGCAAACGACAGATACGCTGGCTTACATAGAAATCAGATACGCTGGCTTACATAAACAACGGATACGCTGGACTTGCATAACAAACAACAAAGACCTTGActtaaataacatacaacaaataCACTGGCTTACATAGCAAACAACAGATACGCTGGCTTACATAGCAAACAACACATACGCTGGCTTGCATAACAAACAACAGATACGCTGGCTTACATAATAAATAACAGATAGGCTGGCTTACAGAACTAACAACAGATACGCTGGCTTGCATAACAAAACAGATACGCTGGCTTACATAACAAATAACAGATACGCTGGATTACATAGCAAACAACAGATACGCTGGCTTACATAATAAATGACAGATACACTGGCTTACATAATAAATGACAGATACACTGGCTTACATAACATGCAATAAGTACGCTGacttacataaaaaaaaaccaagtgCAATCAAttattgcgaaagctcaccggtggcagcaatcacactttgcattcattttttatgtatttatacgcatgtcattttgaaattgtacgtcacacAATATCGCTCCTGGACCTCttatggatgtataaaccaaataaaaagggtgtggacttacaagctttccaaaacttacccccaaaatctttaaagagggtttttgtgctaaaacaaaattaagcccactaaatggtaaaatgcgaaaaaatcactatttttctgcatgatttttcTATAACATCATAGCAAACAACAGATACGCTGGTTTACATAGCAAACAACAAATACGCTGGCTTCcataacaaacaacaaatacGCTGGCTTACGCTGGcttatataacaaacaacataTTTACTCTGACGTGTCTATTTGCTTATAacaagaaaatatatcaatttgtaATATTGTTGTTGTACTGacctatttatttataatattgcTTTTTGTCGCTTGCATGAACTTGCTACATTTTGTGGTGTATATTAACAATTAAGGACATCTTTTAATTAAACAATTCACggctttattttgttttatcacgTTTTTAAGGAATACATTTatacggaagcgtattagggccactataacaaaaattaaatcgtacgtacgatttactaattcgtacgtacggattactaattcgtacgtacgatttactaattcgtacgtacgatttactaatccgtacgtacggattactaattcgtacgtacgatttactaattcgtacgtacgatttactgattcgtacgtacggattagtaaagtacgtacggattagtaaatcgtacgttcgaattagtaaatcgtacgtacgaattagtaatccgtacgtacggattagtaaatcgtacgtacgaattaatAATCCGTATGTAGGAATTCGTAAATCGTATGtacgatttaatttttttttatggtggccctaatacgcttccgtacATTTACAATGCAATGACGCCATCTAATTATTCATGGTTCTAATACATGGTTCCTCGTAATAGTAGATAGAGGACATAGTATGTCTGTAGCAAGGTAAAACTACCGCACTGCAGTACATTAGAAGCCGTCTTCTTTGGGTATTTCTGTTGACAGTTGTTTAAACTCGCTGATATCAAACCGGGAAATAGTTGTTAAGCTACTTTTTTAAACATTGTCAATAAAGCTAGCCACAAACATTCACTTAAAAATCAACAATATAACACGCGTCTCGTTGAACACTAAAACCTCATTTCGTTGATAAAGACGGTCGAAATCTGTGACGAatttctatcaaaatatatttgtatatagcACGGCAGTAAAGTGTATTTCTAGGACTCAGCTTTCCTCATACGACTAGGCAGGTTGATATTATCGTGATGACCGACATTGTTCATACACAATCTCATTCTATTTTAGGACTTAGTTGTATACACATCAATAAGACTGCTGTTCCTACACCGATACCAACCTATAATTCCATGTTAGTATCCTACACTACCTTAACTAATACATGTTCTATAAGGTCGGGGATGGTGAAGATAGCTATTAGAATATTAGTGTACGTGACAAAACTCTTAAAGCGGATTTAATTATCTTATACTATTACTgcttaattcaaataatttacgAAATATGAATCTAGTTTTCATTAGTGTGTTATGGAGCGAATGTCCCAGATATTTATCCCGACTGGAAATAGTCGCTAGAATCATGTTACAATTCGCTATATTGCTGgagttgttattgttgttaccAGGTTGAGTTGTTTAGCTTGCAGACTGTGGTAACCATGACGTATATGGTAATATCGTCTTAGTCTAGACACAACACATGTACTCTTTGACAAAGGAAGAGGTGTAACTCTCATTAATGATAAGAAAGCACGTTTATAATAGTGGCATTATGTTAAAGCCAGAATCATTCATTACTATTTGTCAGCAGGCAGgaaatcattaattatttacataattatttacatttatgtaaatatgtataatcAGGGCTCGTATGCAAAACTTTTACATAATAGTTGCTTCCATTATTCATATCGCTGTTTAATTGATAGATTACAAGAAGAGGGACAGTATGGTGGGACATGGAAATGCTCGCAGTATAAGGTTTCGTACGTACACATGCTTACTTGTGACTTACTTTTGCACTTTCTTCTTgtcattatatcatcatttgaTAACAAACACGCCACAAAAGATTAATACACATGTAAGACATATTTAAAAAGATATCTAAACAAAGAGCTGCCAACATACTAAGTATGGTCTATTTCATATATaaccaatacaatacaaacgTATGCCATCAAGGAAAAACTTGGTACAgatgttaaaaataatttttaaaagttttaaagttTTTCATTGTTGACTTTTCACTTTAAgatttaatatttgatatatcttcttcggtgttttgttgttttgatatacTTTGCTTAACGCACATGTACAGGGTACCAGAAATACGGGTTGTACACGGTTATATTAAGTTGTATGGTCCTAAACATAACCTGATATACAGATTTTCcgattttacaaaaatatggGTTCCTTTTCCATTCTATTTCGACATATCGAAGCTTACAAAAATGTAGATTCTTTGTCCCCGTCCCATTTCCACACATCGAAGCTTATAAATATATGGTTTCATTGTACCCGTTCCATGTCGACATATCGAAGCTTATGAATATGTTGCTTCGTTGTCCTTGGTCCATTTGCACATGTTGAGGCTTATAAATGTGTGCCTTCATTGTCCCTTCCAATTTCGACATATCAAAGGTTACCAATGTGTTGTTTCGTTGTCCCCGTTCGATTTCAAAACATCAAAGGTTATAAAAATGTGACCTGATTGTCCCTGTTCCATTCCCGACATGTCGAAGCTTATAAATATTCGCGTTCACAGTCCATGTAAAATTTCCACGCAATTTTTTGAAATCATTTAATAACGAATGTTTATGCTATTAAAATATATCAgttgtacatgtgtaccttaAATAGGAGTCAGTTACTCCCTCATCTAATAGTGTAAAAACCATTTTGAGAAGATTGAAAGCTTTTCTATTTGAATAGGGTTTGAACAATGattttattgcgtttacggtggCATGGACGCAATTTGATACaaacatatttgatatacaGCGCTGTAAGCGCTGTATATTGaatgtctgtatcccattgcgttcattcgaccgtaaacgcaataaaaacaccgttcaatgcatatatttacatcaaataatTCGTTGAAATACcgtacgaagaaaataaaagtcgtgatgtgttgcgacgttggtacCTAAGGCAGTCGTGGTTGCAAAGATAACATAGATCCAGTGAatctacaaaattaaaagaaacaactcaactttttgtttaataaattttACGTTTTAAATTCATTGATTTATTAACAATCCATAATTTCCGTCTCGCATTAACTATGGTTATCAAGCAGAGCGAGTATTAACACAGATATAGAAGTGACGTGGTCGGTTTATTCACTCATTTCCTCAATcgtcagtttagtttttgagaAAACACTCACTTGACATTAGCTTTTTGCACAGAGATCATCGGGTAATTTGAGAAAACGCTCAAATTGTGTAGATCAGTCCTttgaaaatggcgccgtctatTTGACGTTtcggtaacgtcacaaagagacgacgtcatgataATCCActgagccttttttcactgcTTTACGTTATCTCTAACGCAGTCAAAAGCTGAAGAAGGGATAGGTGTAAATATAGACAACAACTACAATATTTCACTGATGTAGTGAAATGTTTTATGTTGTACTTCCTTTGTGGTTAAGGAATTTAATGGTAAACAACCAGTCTGAAGTATAATAAAACTCGTATAATAATAAATCCCTCATGAGTGAAGTATGCATGTACATAGAACAAATTGCCATTCATTTCTCAAAATTGCAATTCAATACTGGAACAAAACATAACAATTTCCTCAAACGAttatttttgaataaatataaGTGAATATCATCGCCATCTATTGAAGAGAAATGAAGGTCTATCATCATATCCAAATAGCTTACAGTCTGGGAGAACATATTCTCTGAATTTTTCCAACAACTGTTCGTTAAGTGTCCCATATGTTTCTATCAAGGACTTTCGTCTGTACTCCGACACACGTGACGGTTCACTGACCTTGACCGCTTCACGATACAACGTATCTATGGTAACGTTTCTTTGAGTTGGAACTGGGGCTTCAGGATTGATCAAACCTCGCATCTGTAGGGTCCGCCACGCACGACTGATCATTTCCCTCTGGGGCATACAATGCGCCATCTTCTGTCTCAGACTAAAGGTGTCATTTAACACCAAGTAAATAGACAAAGTTACTGATGCGTTTTGTGATAACTCAACAGGCGTATTTTTAAAAAGCTGAAGtttggaaattaaaaaagatGCGTCTTCATCGAAATTTTCCATTGTACCTACGAAGTCATAATTCAGTTCACATGGTAAACAGTGCGTGTATATTTGTGAGAAATGAACGTCAATTCTGCCGTGAAGGTTTCTTTGCTTCATACCCACTATATATCTTATGAATTCAGTAAAAGTTAAATCGTGGCCACACGCTAAGCTGGCCGCGGTTGCATTTTTTCGTAATGCTTTAATGATACCTCGACCAAGCGCTTGCATGTAGTAATAGTTGAGGGAATATAGCTTGTCCACATACCCAGAAAATGCACGAGCGTATGGCTCACGGACAAACATCGCCTTATTTGCTGAATTGATTATTTTCGTGGAATTTTGGATACTGAAATTCCGCAACGTCGGTAGCTCGTCATTTCGAACGAGATAACTAGGGATGGAATACAAGTCTCTGTATTCGGGGTGATTTAACAGATGAAATACCCTTCTCCAAAATTTACTTCCGATCTTCTCTACCATACAGTAGATAAAGTTGTTTTTTGAGTCATACCATAAGTTTCTGTCCTTGATAAAACCAAATGTTGGAATCACCTGGTACACGGATTTCGACTGGCAAGCTTCCGAAATATTGAAACGCATAGCCTCAAAACGGTTCTGAACCATCGTATCGTGTGTAGCTTTCATGATCCCGAAACTGTTTTCTTTCCTGTTATCTCCGAGCAAAGTTTATCTGTggaagaaataaaatatatttcaaaattcaaataaaatgatttaatcaAGGAGAACGATATCAATATGCTATAAATTGAATATAAAGCAAATTACAAAAGAGATAACTTTGTGATTATATATGAACTCCTTTGGAAAtagaattttgaaaaatataatagattttatcaaatgttttgaaattttggCTCTTTTTCCATCTTATCACCCcatcttgattttgacatttctttgaCCTACTTCGACGTTTTGATCGCCTCCTGTGGTCAATTTAGGCCTAAGTATCACTGACAAATCCTAGGACTAATCAGCTGTATATGACAGTGTAATTGATTTGTTTAGAAGATTTGTGATATCTCGAGGTCTTACAATCATGCGAGCCTGGAATTTGGATTTTGTTTTTCGAAAAAGCTTAGTTGAAGTTCTTTTGGATATTTGTTGAGTTTTTTTCAATGAAGAATATTATTTATTGTACTTTTTTGAATAACCATTCAACTATTTAAAATGAGAAATTTACTACCCACCACATGGAGTTAACGCAGTGATCATATGATATATCGGTACCacagaacagactgacctcTCGTCCCacagaacagactgacctcTCGTACCACAGAACAGACTTCCATATGTACCTCTCGTACtacagaacagactgacctcACGTACTACAGACTGACCTCTCGTACTACAGAACAGACTAACCTCACGTACTTCAGACTGACCTCTCGTACtacagaacagactgacctcTCGTCCCacagaacagactgacctcacgtactacagactgacctctggtactacagaacagactgacctcTCGTACCacagaacagactgacctcTCGTACCacagaacagactgacctcacgtactacagactgacctctggtactacagaacagactgacctcTCGTACCacagaacagactgacctcacgtactacagaacagactgacctctcgtactacagaacagactgacctcTCGTACTACAGAACATACTGACATCTCGTACtacagaacagactgacctcTTGTACCacagaacagactgacctcAAGTTACacagaacagactgacctcGCGTACCACAGAACAGACTGACCTTTCGTACAacagaacagactgacctcTCGTACTACAGAACACACTGACCTCACGTACTACAGAACACACTGACCTCACGTACTACAGAACACACTGACCTCACGTACCACAGAACAAAATGACCTCACTTACtacagaacagactgacctcacgtactacagaacagactgacctcACGTACTACAGAACAGATTGACCTCTCGTACtacagaacagactgacctcACGTACCacagaacagactgacctcACGTACCacagaacagactgacctctcgtactacagaacagactgacctctcgtactacagaacagactgacctcACGTACCacagaacagactgacctcTCGTACTACAGAACAGACTGACTTCTCGTACTACAGAACAGACTGCCCTCACGTACTACAGAACAGAATGACCTCTCGTACCacagaacagactgacctctcgtactacagaacagactgacctcACGTACCACAGAACAGACTGACTCCACGTACTACAGAACAGACTGACATCTCGTACtacagaacagactgacctcACGTACTACAGAACAGACTTACCTATCGTACtacagaacagactgacctcTCGTACTACAGAACAGACTGGCCTCTCGTACtacagaacagactgacctcTCGTACTACAGAACAGACTGGCCTCACGTACtacagaacagactgacctcACGTACTACAGAACAGATTGACCTCTCGTACTACAGAACACACTGACCTCACGTTCTACAGAACACACTGACCTCTCGTACTACAGACCAGATTGACCTCACGTACCACAGAACAGAATGACCTCACGTACTACAGAACAGACCGACCTCTCGTACCacagaacagactgacctcACGTACCACAGACTGACCTCTCGTACtacagaacagactgacctcACGTACTACAGAACAGATTGACCTCTCGTACTACAGAACAGATTGACCTCACGTACtacagaacagactgacctcTCGTACTACATAACAGACTGACCTCTCGTACTACAGAACATACTGACCTCTCGTACtacagaacagactgacctcACGTACCacagaacagactgacctcACGTTACacagaacagactgacctcGCGTACCacagaacagactgacctcTCGTACAacagaacagactgacctcTCGTACTACAGAACACACTGACCTCACGTACtacagaacagactgacctcACGTACCACAGAACAGACTGACCCCACGTACtacagaacagactgacctctcgtactacagaacagactgacctcACGTACTACAGACTGACCTCTCGTACTACAGAACAAACTGACCTCACGTACCACAAAACAGAGTGACCCCACGTACCacagaacagactgacctcTCGTACTACAGAACAGACTTACCTATCGTACCGTAGAACAAACTGACATCACGTACTACAAAACAGACTGACCTCACGTACCACAGAACAGAATGACCTCACTTACtacagaacagactgacctctcgtactacagaacagactgacctcACGTACCacagaacagactgacctcTCGTACTACAGAACAGACTGACTTCTCGTACTACAGAACAGACTGCCCTCTCGTACtacagaacagactgacctcacgtactacagaacagactgacctcacgtactacagaacagactgacctcACGTACTACAGAACAGATTGACCTCACGTACCacagaacagactgacctcACGTACTACAAAACAGACTGACCTCTCGTACtacagaacagactgacctcACGTACCacagaacagactgacctcTCGTACCACAGAACAGACTGACTTCTCGTACCACAGAACAAAATGACCTCACTTACtacagaacagactgacctcACGTTCtacagaacagactgacctcACGTACTACAGAACAGATTGACCTCTAGTACTACAGAACAGATTGACCTCACGTACCacagaacagactgacctcACGTTCtacagaacagactgacctcacgtactacagaacagactgacctcacgtactacagaacagactgacctcACGTACCacagaacagactgacctcTCGTACTACAGAACAGACTGACTTCTCGTACTACAGAACAGACTGCCCTCTCGTACtacagaacagactgacctcACGTACTACAGAACAGACTGACATCACGTACtacagaacagactgacctcACGTACTACAGAACAGATTGACCTCACGTACCacagaacagactgacctcACGTACTACAAAACAGACTGACCTCTCGTACtacagaacagactgacctcACGTACCacagaacagactgacctcTCGTACCacagaacagactgacctcACGTACCACAGAACAGAATGACCTCACTTACtacagaacagactgacctcACGTTCtacagaacagactgacctcACGTACTACAGAACAGATTGACCTCTCGTACtacagaacagactgacctcACGTACCacagaacagactgacctcACGTACCacagaacagactgacctctcgtactacagaacagactgacctctcgtactacagaacag harbors:
- the LOC117329030 gene encoding carbohydrate sulfotransferase 11-like encodes the protein MKATHDTMVQNRFEAMRFNISEACQSKSVYQVIPTFGFIKDRNLWYDSKNNFIYCMVEKIGSKFWRRVFHLLNHPEYRDLYSIPSYLVRNDELPTLRNFSIQNSTKIINSANKAMFVREPYARAFSGYVDKLYSLNYYYMQALGRGIIKALRKNATAASLACGHDLTFTEFIRYIVGMKQRNLHGRIDVHFSQIYTHCLPCELNYDFVGTMENFDEDASFLISKLQLFKNTPVELSQNASVTLSIYLVLNDTFSLRQKMAHCMPQREMISRAWRTLQMRGLINPEAPVPTQRNVTIDTLYREAVKVSEPSRVSEYRRKSLIETYGTLNEQLLEKFREYVLPDCKLFGYDDRPSFLFNRWR